A genomic stretch from Arachis stenosperma cultivar V10309 chromosome 3, arast.V10309.gnm1.PFL2, whole genome shotgun sequence includes:
- the LOC130966824 gene encoding uncharacterized protein LOC130966824 codes for MSVYSKIHKKKILIETLSQLLVDGSTEIEKQDNIAFSKIADEQVYNADIFRQRFQMRRHVFLRIVDTLSNSTIIECLKKFVEGVISVFKDVYLRKPNPNDVRRLLQMAEGRGFPGILGSIDCMHW; via the exons ATGAGTGTTTATTCGAAGATTCATAAGAAGAAGATATTGATAGAAACTCTATCCCAACTCCTCGTAGATGGATCAACAGAGATCGAGAAGCAGGACAATATCGCTTTTTCCAAGATTGCAGATGAACAAGTGTATAATGCTGACATTTTCCGACAGAGATTTCAAATGAGAAGACATGTGTTCCTTCGGATAGTAGACACTCTCTCAAAC AGCACTATAATTGAATGCTTGAAAAAATTTGTTGAAGGTGTCATTTCGGTGTTTAAGGATGTATACTTGCGGAAACCAAATCCGAATGATGTACGACGCCTGCTACAAATGGCGGAGGGTCGTGGCTTTCCTGGCATATTAGGTAGCATTGACTGCAtgcattggtaa